A window of Theropithecus gelada isolate Dixy chromosome 14, Tgel_1.0, whole genome shotgun sequence contains these coding sequences:
- the LOC112606982 gene encoding olfactory receptor 8U8 yields the protein MAHINCTQVTEFILVGLTDHQELKMPLFVLFLSIYLFTVVGNLGLILLIKTDTRLNTPMYFFLSNLAFIDFCYSSVITPKMFGNFLYKQNVLSFNACATQLGCFLTFMISECLLLASMAYDRYVAICNPLLYMIVMSPGICIQLVAVPYSYSFLMALFHTILTFRLSYCHSNVVNHFYCDDLPLLRLTRSDTRFKQLWILACAGITFICSVLIVFVSYMLIIFAILRMSSAEGRRKAFSTCSSHMLAVTIFYGTLIFMYLQPSSSHSLDADKMASVFYTVIIPMLNPLIYSLRNKDVKDALKKVIINRNQAFMFLKLRK from the coding sequence ATGGCTCACATCAATTGCACCCAAGTGACAGAGTTTATTCTTGTGGGCCTCACAGATCATCAGGAGTTGAAGATGCCCCTCTTTGTGCTATTCTTATCCATCTACCTCTTCACAGTGGTAGGCAACTTGGGTTTGATCCTACTCATTAAAACAGATACAAGGCTCAACACACCAATGTACTTCTTTCTTAGCAACCTAGCCTTTATTGATTTCTGTTACTCTTCTGTCATTACACCCAAAATGTTTGGGAATTTCTTGTACAAACAAAACGTTTTATCCTTCAATGCATGTGCTACTCAGCTGGGCTGCTTTCTCACCTTCATGATATCTGAGTGCTTGCTACTGGCTTCCATGGCCTATGACCGATATGTGGCCATTTGTAACCCTCTATTGTATATGATTGTAATGTCTCCAGGAATCTGCATTCAACTTGTAGCAGTTCCTTATAGCTATAGCTTCCTGATGGCACTATTTCACACCATCCTCACCTTCCGCCTCTCCTATTGTCACTCCAACGTTGTCAACCATTTCTATTGTGATGACTTGCCTCTCCTCAGGCTAACTCGCTCAGACACTCGCTTCAAACAGCTATGGATTTTGGCCTGTGCTGGTATCACTTTCATCTGCTCTGTTCTGATTGTCTTTGTCTCCtacatgttaattatttttgCCATCCTGAGGATGAGCTCAGCTGAAGGAAGACGTAAAGCCTTCTCCACCTGTAGCTCTCACATGCTGGCGGTCACCATATTCTATGGCACCCTGATCTTTATGTACTTACAACCaagctcaagccattctcttgaCGCAGACAAGATGGCCTCTGTCTTCTACACGGTGATTATTCCCATGTTGAACCCCTTGATTTACAGTCTCAGGAACAAAGATGTAAAAGATGCCCTGAAGAAAGTCATCATCAATAGAAACCAAGCTTTTATGTTTCTGAAACTGAGAAAATGA
- the LOC112607010 gene encoding olfactory receptor 5R1 has translation MAEVNITYVTEFILKGITNRPELQAPCFGVFLVIYLVTVLGNLGLITLIKIDTQLHTPMYYFLSHLAFVDLCYSSAITPKMVNFVVERNTILFHACATQLGCFLTFMITECFLLASMAYDRYVAICSPLHYSTLMSRRVCIQLVAVPYIYSFLVALFHTIITFHLTYCGPNIINHFYCDDLPLLALSCSDTHMKEILIFAFAGFDMICSSSIVLTSYIFIIAAILRIRSTQGRHKAISTCGSHMVTVTIFYGTLIFMYLQPKSNHSLDTDKMASVFYTVLIPMLNPLIYSLRNKEVKDASKKALDKCCENLQILKFFKK, from the coding sequence ATGGCTGAAGTTAATATCACTTATGTCACTGAATTCATTCTCAAAGGAATTACCAACCGGCCAGAGCTTCAGGCCCCTTGCTTTGGGGTGTTTTTAGTTATCTATCTAGTCACAGTGCTGGGCAATCTTGGGTTGATTACCTTAATCAAGATTGATACTCAACTCCACACACCTATGTACTATTTCCTCAGCCACCTGGCCTTTGTTGACCTTTGTTACTCCTCTGCTATAACACCGAAGATGGTGAATTTTGTTGTGGAACGCAACACCATTCTTTTCCATGCTTGTGCAACCCAACTGGGTTGTTTTCTCACCTTCATGATCACTGAGTGTTTCCTTCTAGCCTCCATGGCCTACGATCGCTATGTCGCCATCTGTAGTCCCCTGCATTATTCAACACTGATGTCAAGAAGAGTCTGCATTCAACTGGTGGCAGTTCCATATATATACAGCTTCCTGGTCGCCCTCTTCCACACCATTATCACTTTTCATCTGACTTACTGTGGCCCAAACATAATTAACCATTTCTATTGTGATGACCTCCCCCTCTTAGCTCTGTCCTGCTCAGACACACAcatgaaggaaattctgatttttGCCTTTGCTGGCTTTGATATGATCTGTTCCTCTTCCATTGTCCTCACCTCCTACATCTTTATTATTGCCGCCATCCTAAGGATCCGCTCTACTCAGGGGCGACACAAAGCCATTTCCACCTGTGGTTCCCATATGGTGACTGTCACTATTTTCTATGGCACACTGATCTTTATGTACCTACAGCCCAAATCAAATCACTCCTTGGACACAGACAAGATGGCTTCTGTATTTTACACAGTGCTGATCCCCATGTTAAACCCCCTAATCTACAGTCTAAGgaacaaagaagtgaaagatgcCTCAAAGAAAGCCTTGGATAAATGTTGTGAAAACttacagatattaaaattttttaaaaaataa
- the LOC112607020 gene encoding olfactory receptor 8U9: protein MTQINCTQVTEFILVGLTDLQELKTPLFVLFLSIYLFTVVGNLGLILLIRTDAKLNTPMYFFLSNLAFVDFCYSSVITPKMLGNFLYKQNIISFNACAAQLGCFLAFMTAECLLLASMAYDRYVAICNPLIYMVVMSPRICIQLVAAPYSYSILVALFHTILTFCLSYCHSNIVNHFYCDDMPLLRLTCSDTSSKQLWIFACAGITFISSLLIVFVSYMFIISAILRMRSAEGRQKSFSTCGSHMLADTIFYGTLTFMYLQPNSNHALDTDKMASVFCTVVIPMLNPLIYSLRNKEVKEALKKVIIDKTQTFVFIKLRK from the coding sequence ATGACTCAGATCAATTGCACCCAGGTGACAGAGTTTATTCTTGTGGGCCTCACAGATCTTCAGGAGTTGAAGACGCCCCTCTTTGTGCTATTCTTATCCATCTACCTTTTCACAGTAGTAGGCAATCTGGGTTTGATCCTACTCATTAGAACAGATGCAAAACTCAACACACCAATGTACTTCTTTCTTAGCAACCTAGCCTTTGTTGATTTCTGTTACTCTTCTGTCATTACACCCAAAATGCTTGGGAATTTCTTGtacaaacaaaatattatttcgTTCAATGCATGTGCTGCTCAGTTAGGCTGTTTCCTGGCCTTCATGACGGCTGAGTGCTTGCTATTGGCTTCCATGGCCTATGACCGATATGTGGCCATTTGTAACCCTCTGATATATATGGTGGTGATGTCCCCAAGAATTTGCATTCAGCTTGTGGCTGCTCCCTATAGCTATAGCATCTTAGTTGCACTGTTTCACACCATCCTAACCTTCTGTCTCTCCTATTGCCACTCCAATATTGTCAACCATTTCTATTGTGATGACATGCCCCTCCTAAGGCTAACTTGCTCAGACACTAGCTCCAAACAGCTATGGATCTTTGCCTGTGCTGGTATCACGTTCATTTCCTCCCTTCTGATTGTCTTTGTCTCCTACATGTTCATCATTTCTGCCATCCTGAGGATGCGTTCAGCTGAGGGAAGACAGAAGTCTTTCTCGACGTGTGGCTCCCACATGCTGGCAGACACCATATTCTATGGGACCCTTACTTTTATGTACTTACAGCCTAACTCTAACCATGCCCTGGACACAGACAAGATGGCCTCTGTCTTCTGCACAGTGGTCATTCCCATGTTGAATCCCTTAATCTATAGCCTCCGGAATAAGGAGGTGAAAGAAGCTCTGAAGAAAGTCATTATCGATAAAACCCAGACTTTTGtgtttataaaattaagaaagtaa
- the LOC112607387 gene encoding olfactory receptor 5AL1, with product MAKGNHSSVTEFILLGLTDNPELQVILFGVFLLIYLVTVMGNLGLIVLIQISPQLHTPMYFFLSHLAFVDFYGTSAITPNTLVNSLREIKSMSFYACATQVCCFITFSVWELLLLSVMAYDRYVAICNPLLYVVLMPRRLCIQMLTGSYIYGFAVGLIQAVATFHMSFCDSNVVNQFYCDDVPLIALACSDTQVKELMLFIIAGFNIFCSLIIVLISYVFIVFAILRIHSAVGRQKAFSTCASHVFSISIYYGTLSFMYLQPKSNHSLDKDKFASVFYVVVIPMLNPLIYSLRNQEVKIALKRIIEKLCLAIK from the exons atggcaaaaggcaaTCATTCATCAGTGACTGAGTTCATCCTTCTAGGGCTCACAGATAATCCGGAACTTCAAGTCATTCTCTTTGGTGTATTCCTACTGATTTACTTAGTTACTGTGATGGGTAATCTTGGTTTGATTGTGCTAATCCAAATCAGTCCTCAGCTTCATACACCTATGTATTTTTTCCTCAGCCATCTGGCTTTTGTGGATTTTTATGGTACCTCTGCTATCACTCCAAACACCCTTGTCAACTCTTTGCGTGAAATTAAAAGCATGTCATTTTATGCATGTGCCACTCAAGTGTGTTGCTTCATTACATTTTCAGTCTGGGAATTATTGTTGCTCTCTGTCATGGCATATGATCGATATGTTGCCATCTGCAACCCTTTACTCTATGTAGTTCTCATGCCTAGGAGACTCTGCATTCAAATGCTCACTGGCTCATATATTTATGGATTCGCCGTGGGACTCATACAAGCAGTGGCCACATTCCACATGTCCTTTTGTGACTCTAATGTCGTCAACCAGTTCTACTGTGATGATGTTCCTCTGATTGCTCTGGCTTGTTCTGATACACAAGTTAAGGAATTGATGTTGTTCATCATTGCTGGGTTCAATATTTTTTGTTCTCTCATCATTGTTCTCATCTCCTATGTATTCATTGTCTTTGCTATCCTAAGGATCCACTCTGCTGTAGGAAGGCAGAAAGCCTTTTCTACCTGTGCTTCTCACGTGTTTTCTATTTCCATATATTACGGGACCCTCAGTTTTATGTACCTACAGCCTAAGTCAAACCACTCACTAGATAAAGACAAATTTGCCTCAGTATTCTATGTAGTGGTGATTCCCATGCTAAACCCATTGATCTATAGCTTGAGGAATCAAGAG GTAAAAATCGCACTGAAGAGAATTATAGAAAAGTTATGCTTGGCTATCAAATAA